Proteins from one Orenia marismortui DSM 5156 genomic window:
- the tsaE gene encoding tRNA (adenosine(37)-N6)-threonylcarbamoyltransferase complex ATPase subunit type 1 TsaE, translating to MIKINTSSPEETFKVGRELGEKLNPGDIVCLQGDLGAGKTNLAKGICAGLGVKGEITSPTYTIVNEYRGRMKVNHMDLYRIRKEDELYDLGFEEYLYGDGVTIIEWPDKSRTLMPDNYLDINLKGQGTEREIRIIPQANKYIELITELKQDVGISN from the coding sequence ATGATAAAGATTAACACAAGCAGTCCTGAAGAAACATTTAAGGTTGGTAGAGAATTAGGTGAAAAGCTAAATCCTGGAGATATTGTTTGCTTACAAGGAGATTTAGGAGCTGGAAAGACTAATTTAGCAAAAGGTATTTGTGCTGGTTTAGGTGTGAAAGGTGAAATTACAAGTCCTACCTATACAATTGTTAATGAGTATCGTGGAAGAATGAAAGTAAATCATATGGACCTGTATCGAATTCGTAAAGAAGATGAATTATATGATTTAGGTTTTGAAGAATATTTATATGGAGATGGGGTTACTATTATTGAATGGCCTGATAAATCAAGAACATTAATGCCAGACAATTATTTAGATATTAACCTAAAAGGACAAGGAACTGAAAGAGAGATTAGAATTATACCACAAGCAAATAAATATATTGAATTAATTACGGAGTTGAAACAAGATGTTGGTATTAGCAATTGA
- the rimI gene encoding ribosomal protein S18-alanine N-acetyltransferase, whose amino-acid sequence MLKDLENLLIRPMKKRDLDQVLKIEEEVFSGSSWSKKAFINELKNKYSYYLVVTIADNIIGYIGGWLIFDEAHITTLAVSKEFRRQGIATRILEEFFEDIRNDNILKATLEVRVSNQGARKLYLKEGFVELGIRKNYYSDNQEDAIIMWKEL is encoded by the coding sequence ATGTTAAAAGACTTGGAAAATTTATTGATTAGGCCAATGAAAAAAAGAGATCTTGATCAGGTATTAAAGATTGAAGAAGAAGTCTTTAGTGGTAGTAGTTGGTCTAAAAAAGCTTTTATTAATGAGTTAAAAAATAAATATTCATACTACTTAGTAGTTACTATTGCTGATAATATAATTGGCTATATTGGTGGCTGGTTAATCTTTGATGAAGCCCATATTACTACTTTAGCTGTTTCTAAAGAATTTAGAAGGCAGGGAATAGCTACAAGAATATTAGAAGAGTTCTTTGAGGATATAAGAAATGATAACATTCTCAAAGCAACTTTAGAAGTAAGAGTTTCTAATCAAGGAGCCCGTAAATTATACCTTAAAGAAGGTTTTGTAGAGTTAGGAATTCGTAAAAACTATTATAGTGATAATCAGGAAGATGCAATAATTATGTGGAAAGAACTTTAA
- the tsaB gene encoding tRNA (adenosine(37)-N6)-threonylcarbamoyltransferase complex dimerization subunit type 1 TsaB gives MLVLAIDSSTNSGSVALISEEGIIGETLLNLQETHSQRLMPQVVNLLEACGYKPKDLGGIGVALGPGSFTGIRIGLTTAKTLAQSLDIPIAGISTLEAMAYNLEYSRGYLCPMIDGRRNRVFTSLYRANNNIEVESKESLINIDDLLSQLSEIEDDIYFIGEVAGVYKDKIIKMIKNPNFLNSNFNLPKAAKIGELALNKLISGEGDNLFALTPNYLKRSQAEIQWEKKHNQ, from the coding sequence ATGTTGGTATTAGCAATTGATAGCTCTACAAATTCAGGAAGTGTAGCTCTAATTTCTGAAGAAGGTATAATAGGAGAAACTTTATTAAATCTACAAGAGACTCATTCCCAGAGGTTGATGCCACAGGTAGTGAACTTATTGGAAGCTTGTGGATATAAGCCTAAGGATTTAGGTGGAATAGGAGTTGCTTTAGGTCCTGGCTCTTTTACTGGAATTAGGATTGGATTAACTACAGCAAAGACTTTAGCACAATCTCTTGATATTCCTATTGCAGGAATTTCTACCTTAGAGGCTATGGCTTATAATTTAGAGTATAGTAGGGGTTATTTATGTCCAATGATTGATGGGCGTAGAAACCGAGTCTTCACTTCGTTATATAGAGCTAATAATAATATTGAAGTAGAGAGCAAGGAATCTTTAATTAATATTGATGATTTATTAAGTCAATTATCAGAGATAGAGGATGATATATATTTTATTGGTGAAGTTGCTGGAGTTTATAAAGATAAAATTATTAAGATGATTAAAAACCCTAATTTTCTTAATTCTAATTTTAATCTCCCAAAAGCTGCTAAAATAGGAGAGTTAGCTCTCAATAAACTAATCTCAGGTGAAGGTGATAATTTATTTGCATTGACACCCAATTATTTAAAACGATCTCAAGCAGAGATTCAGTGGGAGAAGAAGCATAATCAGTGA